A genomic region of Criblamydia sequanensis CRIB-18 contains the following coding sequences:
- a CDS encoding glycosyltransferase family 4 protein, producing MKILQIAPPVFKIPPDGYGGTERIIYYLTEELVKQGHEVSILASVDSKTNAKLIPYSDSLRGKNDSRSLFRAYNNLFEIIADVSKNYDILHFHLSNLNQFLFTARIKAPFLTTIHDPLSDEKVKWIMEKMPKAFLSAISNSQKESYKGLNWIGVQHHGLPKDLFDFSENTDGYLLYLGKLAEEKGFDDILRLAYMSKKKFKVAAKKDDKPFSKQSIKIMKQLTGIEYFEEVGGDLKKSLLAKADGLILPIRWNEPFGLVAIEALASGTPVIARKKGALPEIINEAQNGFFFTTLHEALERIDRLPEIKRENCRKSFEENFTVEKMTAGYIRFYLKILEQS from the coding sequence ATGAAAATATTGCAAATAGCCCCGCCCGTTTTCAAAATTCCGCCGGATGGCTATGGCGGCACTGAAAGAATTATTTACTATTTGACGGAAGAGCTTGTAAAGCAAGGTCATGAAGTATCAATTTTAGCAAGCGTTGATTCCAAAACAAACGCCAAACTTATACCTTATTCTGATAGCTTGAGGGGTAAAAATGACTCGAGAAGCCTTTTTAGAGCCTATAATAACTTATTCGAAATAATAGCTGACGTATCAAAAAATTATGATATCCTCCATTTTCACTTAAGCAACTTAAATCAATTCTTATTCACAGCACGAATTAAAGCCCCTTTTTTAACAACGATCCATGATCCTTTAAGCGATGAAAAAGTTAAATGGATCATGGAAAAAATGCCGAAAGCGTTTCTTTCCGCAATTTCAAATAGCCAAAAAGAGAGCTATAAAGGCTTGAACTGGATAGGGGTGCAGCATCATGGCTTGCCAAAAGATCTATTTGATTTTTCTGAAAATACCGATGGATATTTACTTTATCTTGGGAAGCTTGCAGAAGAAAAAGGATTTGATGACATCTTAAGGCTTGCTTACATGTCCAAAAAAAAATTTAAGGTAGCAGCTAAAAAAGATGATAAGCCTTTTTCAAAGCAATCCATAAAAATTATGAAACAACTAACTGGGATTGAGTATTTTGAAGAAGTGGGAGGGGATTTAAAGAAAAGCCTTCTTGCTAAAGCTGATGGCTTGATTCTTCCGATTCGATGGAATGAGCCTTTTGGTCTTGTGGCTATTGAAGCCCTAGCTTCCGGCACTCCTGTGATTGCAAGAAAAAAAGGCGCTTTACCTGAAATTATAAACGAAGCTCAAAACGGCTTTTTTTTCACAACTCTTCATGAAGCTTTAGAAAGAATCGACAGACTTCCTGAAATAAAAAGGGAAAATTGCAGAAAAAGTTTTGAAGAAAATTTTACGGTTGAAAAGATGACAGCCGGATATATACGGTTTTATTTAAAGATTTTGGAGCAAAGCTGA
- a CDS encoding ATP-dependent Clp protease ATP-binding subunit, producing MFDKFTNRAKQVIKLAKKEAQRLNHNYLGTEHILLGLLKLGQGVAVNVLRNLNIDFETVRSEVEKLVGYGPEIQVYGDPALTGKVKKVFEYANEEAANLNHNYVGTEHLLLGLLRQTDGVAAQVLENLNVNLKEVRKEVLKELETFNLQLPPLGGAQNPSDSPQSRSSQTSKPFEKAGIGGGNQDKMPALRAYGYDLTEMCREGKMDPVIGRKEEVERLILILCRRRKNNPVLVGEAGVGKTAIVEGLAQAIVKGEVPDILMKKKLITLDLALMIAGTKYRGQFEERIKAVMDEIKKNGNILLFIDELHTIVGAGAAEGAIDASNILKPALSRGEIQCIGATTIDEYRKHIEKDAALERRFQKIMVQPPSVEETVEILRGLKAKYEEHHNCIYTDQALRAATVLSDRYVHGRFLPDKAIDLIDEAGAKMRISMMHQPQDISKFEMEIEEVRVAKENAISKQEYEKAAKLRDKEKSLRENLQKIRTEWESDKQEHEVIVDEEDVASVVAKQTGIPIHRLTEGETQKVLKMEELLKENILGQDDAVATVCRAIRRSRADIKDPKRPIGAFLFLGPTGVGKTLLARLLAIHLFGGEDALIQVDMSEYMEKFAVSRMTGSPPGYVGHEEGGQLTEQVRQRPYAVVLFDEIEKAHPDVMDLLLQILEEGRLTDSFGRKVDFKNTVIIMTSNLGADLIRKSTEVGFGAKMEGLDYASIKDKIEGAVKKHFKPEFLNRLNDIIIFHPLQKDQLLKVIDIEVKKLKKRLEERQIFIELDDSAKNFLVDKGFQPEMGARPLRRTIEQYLEDPLAEKLLHEPNKGRHSKVVVNEGVLSFIDDDVFEIKKEKPKKKQKKRNGKEEANSTVEEEELEEEEKKEKS from the coding sequence ATGTTCGATAAATTCACAAACCGCGCAAAGCAAGTGATTAAACTCGCTAAAAAAGAAGCGCAGCGTCTCAATCACAATTATCTCGGAACGGAGCATATCCTTCTCGGTCTATTAAAGCTCGGGCAAGGTGTCGCTGTTAATGTTCTTCGCAATTTGAACATTGACTTTGAAACTGTTCGAAGCGAAGTGGAAAAACTTGTGGGCTATGGCCCTGAAATACAAGTGTATGGCGACCCTGCGTTAACCGGAAAAGTTAAAAAAGTTTTTGAATACGCAAATGAAGAAGCTGCCAATCTCAATCATAATTATGTCGGCACCGAGCACTTGCTCCTCGGCCTTTTAAGGCAAACCGATGGAGTGGCAGCTCAAGTTCTTGAAAATTTGAATGTCAATTTAAAAGAAGTCAGAAAAGAAGTCCTCAAAGAGCTTGAAACTTTTAACTTGCAACTTCCTCCCTTAGGTGGAGCTCAGAATCCTAGCGATTCCCCTCAATCCCGCTCAAGCCAGACCTCTAAACCTTTTGAGAAAGCAGGCATTGGCGGCGGAAATCAGGATAAAATGCCAGCTTTAAGAGCTTATGGGTATGATCTAACCGAGATGTGCCGTGAAGGAAAAATGGATCCTGTCATCGGTCGAAAAGAAGAAGTCGAACGATTAATATTGATTCTTTGCCGAAGAAGAAAGAATAACCCGGTTCTTGTCGGAGAAGCAGGTGTTGGAAAGACAGCTATTGTTGAGGGTCTTGCGCAAGCTATTGTAAAAGGCGAAGTGCCGGACATCCTGATGAAGAAAAAGCTTATCACGTTAGATCTTGCCCTCATGATAGCCGGAACTAAGTATCGCGGTCAATTTGAAGAGCGCATCAAAGCTGTTATGGATGAGATCAAAAAAAATGGCAATATCCTTCTTTTTATAGATGAGCTTCACACAATTGTAGGCGCCGGAGCCGCAGAAGGCGCAATCGATGCCTCAAATATTTTAAAACCGGCTCTTTCTCGAGGCGAGATACAATGTATCGGAGCTACAACAATCGATGAGTATAGAAAGCATATTGAAAAAGATGCTGCCTTGGAAAGGCGTTTCCAAAAGATTATGGTTCAACCGCCTTCTGTTGAAGAAACCGTTGAAATTCTTCGGGGCTTAAAAGCGAAGTATGAAGAACACCACAACTGTATTTATACCGATCAAGCGCTTCGCGCAGCCACAGTCCTTTCAGATCGCTACGTCCATGGCCGTTTTTTACCTGATAAAGCGATTGATCTTATCGATGAAGCAGGCGCAAAAATGCGCATTTCCATGATGCATCAACCTCAAGACATCAGCAAATTCGAGATGGAAATTGAAGAGGTCCGCGTAGCCAAAGAAAATGCCATAAGCAAACAGGAATATGAAAAAGCAGCTAAACTTCGGGATAAAGAAAAAAGCTTAAGGGAAAATCTACAAAAAATCCGCACTGAATGGGAAAGCGATAAGCAAGAACATGAAGTCATTGTTGATGAAGAAGATGTAGCTTCTGTTGTGGCAAAACAAACAGGCATTCCTATTCATCGTTTGACTGAAGGGGAAACTCAAAAAGTCTTAAAAATGGAAGAATTGCTAAAAGAAAATATCCTCGGACAAGATGATGCGGTTGCCACTGTTTGCCGAGCTATAAGAAGAAGCCGTGCAGACATTAAAGATCCTAAACGTCCGATAGGAGCGTTTCTATTTTTAGGACCCACTGGAGTTGGAAAAACCCTTCTTGCAAGGCTTTTAGCCATTCATTTATTTGGAGGCGAAGATGCTCTCATCCAAGTCGATATGTCTGAATATATGGAAAAATTCGCCGTCAGTCGAATGACAGGCTCTCCTCCGGGATATGTCGGCCATGAAGAAGGCGGTCAGTTAACAGAGCAAGTAAGGCAAAGACCCTATGCCGTCGTTTTATTTGATGAAATTGAAAAAGCTCACCCTGATGTGATGGACCTTCTCTTACAAATTTTAGAAGAAGGCCGGCTAACCGATTCTTTCGGCCGAAAAGTCGATTTTAAAAATACCGTTATCATTATGACTTCCAATTTGGGAGCCGACCTGATTCGAAAAAGCACTGAAGTCGGATTTGGAGCTAAGATGGAGGGCCTTGATTACGCAAGCATCAAAGATAAAATCGAAGGAGCTGTTAAGAAACACTTTAAGCCTGAGTTTTTGAATCGTTTAAACGACATCATTATCTTCCATCCTTTGCAAAAAGATCAGCTCTTAAAAGTTATTGATATTGAAGTTAAAAAACTTAAAAAACGATTGGAAGAGCGTCAGATTTTCATTGAATTAGATGATTCTGCTAAAAATTTCCTTGTAGATAAAGGGTTCCAGCCTGAAATGGGGGCAAGGCCTTTAAGAAGAACAATCGAGCAGTATCTTGAAGACCCTCTCGCAGAAAAACTTCTTCACGAACCAAATAAGGGACGCCATTCAAAAGTAGTTGTAAATGAAGGTGTTTTAAGTTTTATTGACGATGATGTCTTCGAAATTAAAAAAGAAAAGCCAAAGAAAAAACAAAAAAAGCGTAATGGCAAAGAAGAAGCTAATTCCACAGTAGAAGAAGAAGAGCTAGAAGAAGAAGAAAAAAAGGAAAAAAGCTAA